A section of the Chryseobacterium ginsenosidimutans genome encodes:
- the eno gene encoding phosphopyruvate hydratase, with translation MSYISYIEARQILDSRGNPTIEVDVFTESGAMGRAAVPSGASTGEHEAVELRDGGSEWMGKGVSKAVENVREVISPELVGLPVFDQNLIDQIMIELDGTSNKGSLGANAILGVSLAAAKAAANELKMPLYKYVGGVNANTLPVPMMNVINGGSHSDAPIAFQEFMVMPVKADSFSHALRKGTEIFHNLKAILHSRGLSTAVGDEGGFAPTFKGTEDALDTLLQAIEKAGYKPGDDVMIALDCAASEFYKDGIYDYRKFQTPDAAQFTSSEQVSYLAELANKYPIISIEDGMQENDWEGWKMLTDKIGDRVQLVGDDLFVTNVERLARGVKEGIANSILVKVNQIGSLSETMAAVQMAQHNKFTSVMSHRSGETEDSTIADLAVAMNCGQIKTGSASRSDRMAKYNQLLRIEEALGETAVFPGLDAFKIKR, from the coding sequence ATGAGTTACATTTCTTACATAGAAGCGAGACAGATTTTGGATTCAAGAGGAAATCCTACAATTGAAGTTGATGTATTCACGGAAAGTGGTGCGATGGGCCGTGCTGCTGTTCCTTCAGGAGCATCTACCGGTGAGCATGAAGCAGTTGAATTGCGTGATGGTGGTTCAGAATGGATGGGGAAAGGAGTTTCTAAAGCTGTAGAGAATGTAAGAGAAGTAATTTCACCGGAATTGGTGGGTCTTCCTGTTTTTGATCAGAATCTTATTGATCAGATTATGATCGAGTTAGATGGAACAAGCAACAAAGGAAGCTTGGGTGCTAATGCAATTCTTGGGGTTTCTTTAGCTGCTGCAAAGGCTGCTGCTAATGAATTAAAAATGCCTTTATATAAATATGTTGGTGGTGTAAATGCCAATACACTTCCTGTTCCGATGATGAATGTTATCAACGGTGGTTCTCACTCAGATGCGCCGATTGCGTTCCAGGAATTTATGGTAATGCCGGTAAAAGCAGATTCTTTCTCTCATGCTTTGAGAAAAGGGACTGAGATTTTCCACAACTTAAAAGCAATTCTTCACTCAAGAGGTCTTTCTACGGCTGTAGGAGACGAAGGAGGTTTTGCACCGACTTTTAAAGGAACTGAAGATGCTTTAGATACATTGCTTCAGGCAATTGAAAAAGCAGGTTACAAACCTGGTGACGATGTAATGATTGCATTAGATTGTGCAGCTTCAGAATTTTATAAAGACGGAATTTACGATTATAGAAAATTCCAGACTCCGGATGCAGCTCAATTTACAAGTAGCGAGCAGGTTTCTTACTTAGCTGAATTGGCAAATAAATATCCAATTATCTCCATTGAAGATGGTATGCAGGAAAATGACTGGGAAGGTTGGAAAATGTTAACGGATAAAATCGGTGACAGAGTACAGTTAGTTGGTGACGATTTATTTGTAACGAATGTTGAAAGATTAGCAAGAGGAGTTAAAGAAGGTATCGCCAATTCAATCCTTGTTAAAGTAAACCAGATCGGTTCTCTTTCCGAAACAATGGCCGCTGTACAAATGGCTCAGCACAACAAATTCACTTCTGTAATGTCTCACAGATCGGGTGAAACTGAAGATTCTACAATTGCAGATTTAGCAGTAGCCATGAACTGCGGACAGATCAAAACAGGTTCTGCTTCAAGATCAGACAGAATGGCGAAGTACAACCAATTGTTGAGAATTGAAGAGGCTTTAGGTGAAACTGCAGTTTTCCCAGGCTTAGATGCTTTTAAAATCAAAAGATAA
- a CDS encoding sensor histidine kinase, with the protein MKNLPVEIKIVYITAIIVVMLFVVFIIFIVLVYNRKQLLNLKEKQLKESEHQNQLLQKELEKQKSIEQERERISHDMHDDLGAGISALKLQAEFLKQRAENDDLKSDIDEMLKTSEEMNLSMREMLWSLNSGNDTLGSFIDYSKMYAHNFLKKTIIQLSIEDKDIIFETTITTEQRRNLFLCLKEALNNAYKHSESNQLKLSFIQKDKEFMMRISDNGIGIHHEKPEGNGLRNMKRRMKEQNGHCEVTTENGTHLFFRIDL; encoded by the coding sequence ATGAAAAATCTTCCTGTAGAAATAAAGATAGTATATATAACTGCAATAATTGTAGTGATGTTATTTGTTGTTTTCATTATTTTCATTGTGTTAGTATATAACAGAAAGCAGCTTCTGAATTTGAAAGAAAAACAACTCAAAGAATCCGAGCACCAAAATCAACTCCTTCAAAAAGAACTCGAGAAACAAAAATCTATAGAACAGGAACGTGAAAGAATTTCTCACGATATGCACGATGATCTTGGAGCAGGGATTTCTGCATTAAAACTTCAGGCAGAATTTTTAAAACAACGGGCAGAAAATGATGATTTGAAAAGTGATATCGATGAAATGTTGAAAACCTCCGAAGAAATGAATCTTTCCATGAGAGAAATGCTTTGGAGCCTGAATTCTGGAAACGATACATTAGGAAGCTTTATAGATTATTCAAAAATGTATGCCCATAATTTCCTTAAAAAGACAATAATTCAACTTTCCATTGAAGATAAGGATATAATTTTTGAAACGACAATTACAACAGAGCAAAGACGAAATCTGTTTTTATGCTTAAAAGAAGCTCTGAATAATGCTTATAAACACAGCGAATCCAACCAGCTAAAACTTTCATTTATCCAAAAAGATAAAGAATTCATGATGAGAATCTCCGACAACGGAATCGGAATCCATCACGAGAAACCTGAAGGAAACGGACTTCGAAATATGAAGCGCAGAATGAAAGAACAAAACGGTCATTGTGAAGTGACCACTGAAAACGGAACGCATTTGTTTTTCAGGATCGATTTATAA
- a CDS encoding response regulator, which yields MSISIAIVEDEKNYNNALKKVINYQDDMKVIAQFFAGKDALENLSDIAPDVVMMDIQLQDMLGIEIIEKLKKEMLNTQFIMCTSFEDDDKVFNSLKAGAMGYLVKGESMEKILSSIRDVYNGGAPMSFSIARKVLNHFERKLPEIKDFGELTEREKEVLELLSQGLLYKEIADKKFISIDTVKKHVGNIYRKLHVNNKVEAINKFNYFKN from the coding sequence ATGAGCATTTCCATAGCCATAGTAGAGGATGAAAAAAACTACAACAATGCGTTGAAGAAAGTCATCAATTATCAGGATGACATGAAAGTTATTGCACAGTTTTTTGCAGGAAAAGATGCCTTAGAAAATCTGTCGGATATTGCTCCTGATGTTGTCATGATGGATATTCAGTTGCAAGATATGCTTGGAATTGAAATTATTGAAAAACTGAAAAAAGAAATGCTCAATACACAATTTATCATGTGTACAAGCTTTGAAGATGATGATAAAGTTTTTAATTCCTTAAAAGCCGGTGCGATGGGATATCTTGTAAAAGGTGAAAGCATGGAGAAAATTCTTTCTTCCATCCGAGATGTTTACAACGGCGGTGCTCCAATGAGTTTCTCAATTGCCCGAAAAGTTTTAAACCATTTCGAAAGAAAACTTCCCGAAATAAAAGACTTTGGTGAACTCACCGAACGCGAAAAGGAAGTTCTGGAACTTTTATCTCAAGGTTTGCTTTATAAAGAAATTGCTGATAAAAAATTCATCAGCATCGATACGGTAAAAAAACATGTCGGAAACATTTACAGAAAACTCCACGTCAATAATAAAGTGGAGGCTATTAATAAATTTAACTATTTTAAAAACTAA
- the rplQ gene encoding 50S ribosomal protein L17, giving the protein MRHGKKFNHLGRTASHRSALLSNMACSLIEHKRINTTVAKAKALRVYVEPLLTKAKEDTTHNRRIVFSYLQSKEAVTELFRSVAPKIAERNGGYTRIIKTGFRQGDAADMALIELVDFNELYNPNAEEKKATRRSRRATTAKKEAVVAEAPVVEEKVEAPKAEAADSTEEKTEE; this is encoded by the coding sequence ATGAGACACGGTAAAAAATTCAATCACTTAGGAAGAACAGCTTCTCATAGAAGTGCTTTACTTTCTAATATGGCTTGTTCTCTAATTGAGCATAAGAGAATCAACACTACTGTAGCTAAAGCAAAAGCTTTAAGAGTATATGTTGAGCCTCTATTAACAAAGGCAAAAGAAGATACTACACACAATAGAAGAATTGTTTTTTCATATCTTCAAAGTAAAGAGGCTGTTACTGAACTTTTCAGATCAGTAGCTCCTAAAATCGCAGAAAGAAACGGAGGTTATACAAGAATCATCAAGACTGGTTTCAGACAAGGTGATGCTGCTGACATGGCTCTTATCGAGCTAGTTGATTTCAACGAACTTTACAATCCTAATGCTGAAGAGAAAAAAGCTACAAGAAGAAGCAGAAGAGCTACAACAGCTAAAAAAGAAGCTGTAGTTGCTGAAGCTCCTGTAGTAGAAGAAAAAGTAGAAGCTCCAAAAGCTGAAGCTGCTGATTCTACAGAGGAAAAAACTGAAGAATAA
- a CDS encoding DNA-directed RNA polymerase subunit alpha has protein sequence MAILQFIKPDKVILLNSDEFRGQFEFRPLEPGFGLTIGNALRRVLLSSLEGYAISSIKIEGVEHEFSTIPGVIEDVTEIILNLKQVRLKATAENPANEQVVAKVSGQTIITAGDLGKSMSGFEVLNPDLVICNLNSDVTFEITFNLEKGRGYVPSEQNKSNNAPIGTIAIDSIFTPIKKVQYSIENYRVEQKTDYEKLVLDIETDGSISPQNALTEASKILIYHFMLFSDERITLETEAVKASIQYDEETLHTRQLLKSKLADMDLSVRALNCLKAAEVETLGELVSYSKSDLMKFRNFGKKSLTELEELVHSKGLNFGFDVAKYKLDADK, from the coding sequence ATGGCAATTTTACAATTCATAAAACCCGATAAAGTAATATTACTTAACTCTGATGAATTTAGAGGTCAGTTTGAATTCAGACCACTAGAACCAGGTTTCGGGCTTACTATCGGTAATGCTTTGAGAAGAGTGTTGCTTTCTTCTCTGGAAGGATACGCTATTTCATCTATCAAAATAGAAGGTGTAGAGCACGAATTTTCAACTATTCCAGGAGTAATCGAAGATGTTACCGAAATTATTCTTAACCTTAAGCAGGTAAGATTAAAAGCTACGGCAGAAAACCCGGCTAATGAGCAGGTTGTTGCTAAAGTTTCGGGTCAGACGATTATTACTGCTGGAGATTTAGGTAAATCGATGAGCGGATTCGAGGTTCTAAACCCGGATTTGGTGATTTGTAACCTAAACAGTGATGTAACTTTCGAAATTACTTTCAACCTAGAAAAAGGTAGAGGATATGTTCCTTCAGAACAAAATAAGTCGAACAATGCACCTATAGGTACTATTGCTATTGACTCTATTTTTACACCAATTAAGAAAGTACAATACAGTATTGAAAATTATCGTGTAGAGCAAAAAACAGACTACGAAAAACTTGTATTAGATATAGAGACTGATGGATCTATCAGCCCTCAAAATGCTTTGACGGAAGCTTCTAAGATATTAATTTATCACTTCATGTTGTTCTCTGATGAGAGAATAACACTTGAAACTGAAGCTGTAAAAGCATCTATCCAATATGATGAGGAAACTCTTCACACAAGACAACTACTTAAGTCTAAATTAGCAGATATGGATCTTTCAGTAAGAGCCCTTAACTGTCTGAAAGCAGCTGAAGTAGAAACTCTTGGAGAATTGGTTTCTTACAGTAAGTCTGATTTGATGAAATTCAGAAATTTTGGTAAAAAATCTTTGACAGAACTAGAAGAATTAGTGCATTCAAAAGGTCTTAACTTCGGTTTCGACGTTGCAAAATATAAGTTAGACGCTGATAAATAA
- the rpsD gene encoding 30S ribosomal protein S4: MARYIGPKTKIARKFGAAIYGDDKNFEKRKNQPPGQHGVNKRRGAKKSEYAVQLMEKQKAKYTYGILERQFANLFDKAHRSKGVTGEVLLQLCESRLDNVVYRLGFAKTRSGARQLTSHRHITVNGEILNIPSYLVKAGDVIAVREKSKSLEVVTDALASKANYEWLQFNDEKKEGTFVSAPERIQIPEDIKEQLIVELYSK; encoded by the coding sequence ATGGCAAGATATATTGGACCTAAAACTAAGATTGCTAGAAAGTTTGGTGCTGCAATCTACGGAGATGATAAAAACTTCGAAAAAAGAAAGAACCAACCACCAGGACAACATGGTGTTAACAAGAGAAGAGGAGCAAAGAAATCCGAATATGCTGTTCAGTTGATGGAAAAGCAAAAAGCTAAATATACTTACGGTATTTTAGAAAGACAATTTGCTAACCTATTTGATAAAGCACACAGAAGTAAAGGTGTAACAGGTGAAGTTCTATTACAACTTTGCGAATCAAGATTGGATAACGTTGTATACAGATTAGGGTTTGCTAAAACTAGATCTGGTGCAAGACAATTGACTTCTCACAGACACATTACTGTGAACGGAGAAATCCTTAACATCCCTTCGTATTTGGTTAAAGCTGGTGATGTAATCGCTGTAAGAGAAAAATCTAAATCTCTTGAAGTTGTTACAGATGCATTGGCTTCTAAAGCAAATTATGAGTGGTTACAATTCAACGATGAGAAGAAAGAAGGTACTTTCGTTTCTGCTCCTGAGAGAATCCAAATTCCGGAAGACATCAAGGAACAGCTTATTGTCGAACTTTACTCTAAATAA
- the rpsK gene encoding 30S ribosomal protein S11 — protein MAKQTKVVKKRKVKVEAIGEAHIQASFNNIIISLTNKSGEVISWASAGKMGFRGSKKNTPFAAQMAAENCSAVAHEAGLRRVKVFVKGPGAGRESAIRSIHNSGIEVSEIVDVTPMPHNGCRPPKRRRV, from the coding sequence ATGGCAAAACAAACTAAAGTAGTTAAAAAGAGAAAAGTAAAAGTTGAGGCTATTGGTGAAGCGCATATTCAGGCTTCTTTCAATAACATCATCATTTCTTTAACAAATAAAAGCGGAGAGGTTATCTCTTGGGCTTCTGCCGGTAAAATGGGATTCAGAGGTTCTAAAAAGAATACTCCATTTGCTGCTCAGATGGCAGCTGAAAATTGCTCTGCTGTAGCTCACGAAGCTGGTTTAAGAAGAGTAAAGGTGTTTGTAAAAGGTCCGGGTGCAGGTAGAGAATCTGCTATCAGATCTATTCACAATTCAGGTATTGAAGTAAGTGAAATCGTTGATGTGACTCCTATGCCACACAATGGATGTAGACCACCAAAAAGAAGAAGAGTTTAA
- the rpsM gene encoding 30S ribosomal protein S13: MARISGIDLPKNKRGVIGLTYIYGVGRSTSSEILKAAGISEDKKVNEWNDDELAAIRTYISENVKVEGELRSEVQLNIKRLMDIGCQRGIRHRLGLPLRGQRTKNNSRTRKGKRKTVANKKKASK; encoded by the coding sequence ATGGCGAGAATTTCAGGTATTGATTTACCAAAAAACAAAAGAGGAGTTATCGGTTTAACTTATATCTACGGAGTTGGAAGAAGTACTTCTTCTGAAATCCTTAAGGCTGCCGGTATCAGCGAAGACAAGAAAGTCAACGAATGGAATGACGATGAATTGGCTGCAATCAGAACATATATCTCAGAAAACGTAAAAGTAGAAGGAGAGCTTAGATCTGAAGTGCAATTGAATATCAAGAGATTGATGGACATAGGATGCCAACGAGGAATACGTCACAGACTTGGATTACCTTTAAGAGGCCAGAGAACGAAAAACAACTCTAGAACCAGAAAAGGAAAGAGAAAAACTGTTGCTAACAAGAAAAAAGCTAGTAAATAA
- the rpmJ gene encoding 50S ribosomal protein L36: MKVRASIKKRSADCKIVRRKGVLFVINKKNPKFKQRQG, from the coding sequence ATGAAAGTAAGAGCATCAATTAAAAAAAGAAGTGCTGATTGCAAAATCGTACGCAGAAAAGGTGTACTATTTGTAATCAACAAGAAAAACCCAAAATTTAAACAAAGACAAGGCTAA
- the infA gene encoding translation initiation factor IF-1, with translation MAKQKHIEQDGVITEALSNAQFRVELENGHMLIAHISGKMRMHYIKLLPGDKVKLEMSPYDLTKGRITFRY, from the coding sequence ATGGCAAAACAAAAACATATTGAACAAGACGGCGTTATAACGGAAGCACTTTCGAACGCCCAGTTCCGTGTAGAACTAGAAAATGGGCATATGCTTATCGCTCATATTTCTGGCAAAATGCGAATGCATTATATTAAACTTTTACCTGGTGATAAGGTGAAATTAGAAATGTCTCCTTATGATTTAACAAAAGGGAGAATTACATTTAGATATTAA
- the secY gene encoding preprotein translocase subunit SecY, whose amino-acid sequence MKEFIQTLKNIWSLKELRDKIIFTLGIILVYRFASYISLPAINLAQVGDLLEHYKSQGGNKQGAGLLGLLSSFTGGAFSHASVMALGIMPYISASIIVQLMGMAIPYLQKLQKDGESGRNTLNQITRWLTIGVCLVQAPSYLTSITQLFLPYAQFSSAYYVEPNSIMFWLPSIVILVGGSVFAMWLGEKITDKGIGNGISILIMVGILSRLPEAFVQEMAVQNGKGGMGSIMILIEVIFWMLVVLLAVVLSVAVRKIPIQYVSRAQARGGVNRNLMQGARQWIPLKVNAAGVMPIIFAQALMFVPGLLTKVDESNTFLAGFKNVFSWQYNVLFALLIIIFSFFYTAITIPVNQMADDLKRNGGLVPKVRPGKETADYLDDILSKITLPGAIFLSIFAILPAIVHGSFVQTDAFALFFGGTSLLIMVGVILDTVQQINTYLLNHHYDGLMQSKLSRTTGY is encoded by the coding sequence ATGAAAGAATTTATACAAACCCTCAAAAATATTTGGAGCTTAAAGGAATTAAGAGATAAAATTATCTTCACTTTAGGTATTATTCTTGTGTATAGATTCGCATCTTATATCTCTCTTCCTGCAATTAACCTTGCACAAGTGGGAGATCTCTTAGAGCATTATAAAAGTCAAGGCGGTAACAAGCAAGGAGCAGGTCTCCTTGGCTTGCTTTCGTCATTTACGGGAGGGGCTTTCAGCCATGCTTCCGTGATGGCGTTGGGTATCATGCCTTATATTTCTGCTTCTATTATTGTTCAGTTGATGGGAATGGCTATTCCTTATCTTCAGAAACTTCAGAAAGATGGAGAGTCGGGTAGAAATACATTGAATCAGATTACTAGATGGTTAACGATCGGAGTTTGTTTAGTACAGGCACCATCGTATTTAACATCTATTACTCAATTATTTTTACCATATGCTCAGTTCTCATCTGCATACTATGTAGAGCCAAATTCTATCATGTTCTGGTTACCAAGTATTGTAATCTTGGTAGGTGGTTCAGTATTCGCAATGTGGTTAGGTGAGAAAATCACCGACAAAGGTATCGGAAATGGTATCTCTATCCTTATTATGGTGGGGATTCTTTCAAGATTACCTGAAGCATTCGTACAGGAAATGGCAGTGCAGAACGGAAAAGGAGGAATGGGATCTATTATGATCCTTATTGAAGTAATTTTCTGGATGTTGGTTGTTCTTCTGGCGGTGGTATTATCCGTTGCTGTAAGAAAAATCCCTATCCAGTATGTAAGCAGAGCTCAGGCAAGAGGAGGTGTAAACAGAAATCTTATGCAGGGAGCAAGACAGTGGATTCCTTTAAAAGTTAATGCAGCCGGTGTAATGCCGATTATCTTTGCGCAGGCATTGATGTTCGTACCTGGTTTATTAACGAAAGTAGACGAATCTAATACTTTTCTTGCAGGTTTCAAGAATGTTTTTAGCTGGCAGTACAACGTATTGTTTGCACTATTAATTATTATCTTCTCGTTTTTCTATACTGCAATTACAATTCCGGTAAACCAAATGGCTGATGATTTGAAGAGAAATGGAGGTTTAGTACCGAAAGTAAGACCAGGAAAAGAGACAGCTGATTATTTAGATGATATTTTATCAAAAATTACCTTGCCAGGTGCAATTTTTTTATCTATCTTTGCAATCCTTCCAGCAATTGTGCATGGGAGCTTCGTTCAGACAGATGCGTTCGCCTTATTTTTTGGGGGGACGTCGCTATTGATTATGGTGGGAGTAATTTTAGATACTGTTCAACAGATTAATACCTATCTGCTGAACCATCATTATGATGGCTTAATGCAGTCTAAATTATCAAGAACGACTGGATATTAA
- the rplO gene encoding 50S ribosomal protein L15: protein MNLNNIKPAAGSTFNSKRIGRGQGTGKGGTSTKGHKGQKARAGYSQKIGFEGGQMPLQRRLPKFGFKNVNRKEFRGINLDTIQILIENKSITGDITREVLIENGLITKNELVKIMGRGELKSAVSISADKFTKSAEELISKAGGKAITL, encoded by the coding sequence ATGAATTTAAACAACATAAAACCAGCTGCAGGATCTACTTTCAATTCAAAAAGAATTGGTAGAGGTCAGGGTACTGGAAAAGGAGGTACATCTACAAAAGGACATAAGGGACAGAAAGCAAGAGCTGGTTATTCTCAGAAGATCGGTTTTGAAGGAGGTCAAATGCCTTTACAAAGAAGATTACCTAAATTCGGATTCAAAAACGTAAACAGAAAAGAGTTTAGAGGAATTAATCTTGATACAATTCAAATTTTAATTGAGAATAAATCTATCACTGGAGATATTACAAGAGAAGTTTTAATTGAAAACGGATTAATTACTAAAAACGAATTAGTGAAAATTATGGGTAGAGGAGAATTGAAATCTGCGGTTTCAATCTCAGCTGACAAATTCACTAAATCTGCTGAAGAGCTTATTTCTAAAGCAGGTGGAAAAGCAATTACCTTATAA
- the rpmD gene encoding 50S ribosomal protein L30, translating into MATIKVKQVRSAIGRTKTQKRTLEALGLKKLHQVVEHEATPSILGMIAAVSHLLEVQK; encoded by the coding sequence ATGGCAACAATTAAAGTAAAACAAGTAAGAAGCGCTATTGGTAGAACAAAGACCCAAAAGAGAACGCTTGAAGCATTAGGATTAAAGAAACTTCACCAAGTTGTAGAACACGAAGCTACTCCTTCTATCTTAGGAATGATAGCTGCAGTTAGTCATTTACTTGAAGTTCAAAAATAA
- the rpsE gene encoding 30S ribosomal protein S5: protein MLGLDNIERVKPGGLELKDRLVAVNRVTKVTKGGRAFGFSAIVVVGNEDGVIGYGLGKSKEVASAIAKAVEDAKKNLVKVPVMNHTIPHQTTARYGGADIFLRPASHGTGLIAGGAVRAVLESAGIHDILSKSKGSSNPHNVVKATFKALLDIRRPEEIARMRGVSLSKVFNG, encoded by the coding sequence ATGTTAGGACTAGATAATATAGAAAGAGTAAAACCGGGAGGATTAGAACTTAAAGATCGTCTCGTAGCTGTTAATAGAGTAACAAAAGTAACTAAAGGAGGTAGAGCTTTCGGATTTTCTGCTATTGTTGTAGTAGGTAACGAAGATGGTGTTATCGGTTACGGTTTAGGAAAATCTAAAGAGGTTGCTTCTGCAATTGCGAAAGCAGTTGAAGACGCTAAGAAAAACCTTGTGAAAGTTCCTGTAATGAACCACACAATTCCTCACCAAACTACTGCCAGATACGGTGGTGCAGATATCTTCTTAAGACCTGCTTCTCACGGTACAGGACTTATCGCCGGAGGTGCGGTAAGAGCGGTACTTGAATCTGCTGGTATTCACGATATCCTTTCAAAATCTAAAGGATCTTCTAACCCTCACAACGTGGTGAAAGCTACTTTCAAAGCGTTATTGGATATCAGAAGACCTGAAGAAATTGCAAGAATGAGAGGAGTTTCACTAAGTAAAGTGTTTAACGGTTAA
- the rplR gene encoding 50S ribosomal protein L18 → MALTKVEKRIRIKRRVRGKISGSSELPRLSVYKSNKEIYAQLIDDNSGKTLASASSREKGVDANGTKTEISVAVGKAIAAKAQAAGIENIVFDRNGFVYHGRVKALADGAREGGLKF, encoded by the coding sequence ATGGCATTAACTAAAGTAGAAAAAAGAATAAGAATCAAAAGAAGAGTAAGAGGGAAAATCTCTGGATCTTCTGAATTGCCAAGATTATCTGTATATAAGAGTAATAAGGAAATTTACGCTCAGTTAATCGACGATAACAGTGGAAAAACTTTAGCTTCAGCTTCTTCTAGAGAGAAGGGTGTTGATGCTAACGGAACTAAAACTGAAATTTCTGTTGCGGTAGGTAAAGCTATTGCTGCTAAAGCTCAAGCTGCAGGAATCGAAAATATAGTGTTTGATAGAAACGGATTCGTATATCACGGAAGAGTGAAAGCTCTGGCTGACGGTGCGAGAGAAGGAGGACTTAAATTCTAA
- the rplF gene encoding 50S ribosomal protein L6, with protein sequence MSRIGKAIITVPAGITITEKEGIVTVKGAKGELSQELTAGITLEQKDGELTVSRPSESKQHKALHGLYRALIANMIVGVSEGFEKKLELVGVGYRASHSGQKLELALGFSHGIVLELPGEVKVDTLTEKGKNPIITLTSYDKQLLGMVAAKIRSFRKPEPYKGKGVRFVGEIVRRKAGKSA encoded by the coding sequence ATGTCAAGAATTGGTAAAGCAATTATAACAGTTCCCGCTGGAATTACTATCACTGAGAAAGAAGGTATAGTAACAGTAAAAGGTGCTAAAGGAGAACTTTCTCAGGAGCTTACAGCAGGAATTACTTTAGAACAGAAAGATGGTGAGCTTACAGTAAGCAGACCGTCTGAGTCTAAACAACACAAAGCGCTTCACGGTTTATACAGAGCGTTGATCGCTAACATGATTGTTGGTGTATCAGAAGGTTTCGAAAAGAAACTAGAATTAGTAGGGGTAGGATACAGAGCTTCTCACTCAGGTCAAAAACTTGAGTTAGCTTTAGGATTCTCTCACGGTATCGTATTAGAACTTCCAGGTGAAGTAAAAGTTGATACATTGACTGAAAAAGGTAAAAATCCAATTATTACTTTAACGTCTTACGACAAACAACTTCTTGGGATGGTGGCTGCAAAGATCCGTTCATTCAGAAAGCCTGAGCCGTACAAAGGAAAAGGTGTAAGATTCGTTGGGGAAATTGTTAGACGTAAAGCTGGTAAATCTGCTTAA
- the rpsH gene encoding 30S ribosomal protein S8: MVTDPISDFLTRVRNAQSAGHKVVEIPASKIKKEITKILFDQGYILNYKFEDSAVQGTIKIALKYDKQTSKPAIKSIQRASRPGLRQYKGSTELPRVLNGLGISIISTSKGVMTDKKAREEKVGGEVICYVY; encoded by the coding sequence ATGGTAACAGATCCAATTTCAGATTTCCTAACTAGAGTAAGGAACGCACAAAGCGCAGGCCACAAAGTGGTGGAAATTCCTGCATCGAAAATCAAAAAGGAGATTACTAAGATCTTATTTGATCAAGGGTATATCTTAAACTACAAGTTTGAAGATAGCGCTGTTCAAGGTACGATCAAAATCGCTTTAAAGTACGACAAACAAACTAGCAAACCTGCTATCAAGTCTATTCAAAGAGCTTCTAGACCAGGTTTGAGACAGTACAAAGGTTCTACTGAACTTCCAAGAGTACTAAACGGTTTGGGTATTTCTATCATCTCTACTTCTAAAGGAGTAATGACTGACAAGAAAGCTAGAGAAGAAAAAGTAGGCGGTGAAGTAATCTGCTATGTTTATTAA
- the rpsN gene encoding 30S ribosomal protein S14, with protein sequence MAKESMKARERKREALVAKYADKRKALKEAGDYEGLQKLPKNASPVRLHNRCKLTGRPRGYMRTFGISRVTFREMANNGLIPGVKKASW encoded by the coding sequence ATGGCTAAAGAATCAATGAAAGCGCGTGAGCGCAAAAGAGAAGCACTAGTTGCTAAATACGCTGACAAAAGAAAAGCTTTAAAAGAAGCAGGTGATTATGAAGGACTTCAAAAATTACCTAAAAATGCTTCTCCTGTAAGATTACACAACAGATGTAAACTAACAGGTAGACCAAGAGGATACATGAGAACGTTTGGTATTTCGAGAGTAACTTTCAGAGAAATGGCAAATAACGGTCTTATCCCGGGTGTTAAAAAAGCTAGTTGGTAA